From the genome of Streptacidiphilus rugosus AM-16, one region includes:
- the secD gene encoding protein translocase subunit SecD produces the protein MASPKSRPRDGYPGRALSLILVIMVALVAIMFGTGNTKPRLGIDLAGGTSVTLQAKSTDPKAINPANMGIASSIMLDRVNGTGVTESTVQVQGNDEIVVNIPKGTNSTQVANELATTAKLGFRPVLAEQQQISASAVKSSPTPSATGGTKPGATPSPSATQPKLTGTASAAPSASKTQGDAVSGALKASPTAHASASTTAKAGTTPSAAPTAAAPGAPVSGQLGGTVPASLQGAFNALNCTTDAGRLQASAAARVKQDTDQIVACSQDAQGGVWTKYALDAVAVAGQDISGASAGLSTQTGQWQVNLSFNSKGSAQFTKTTTMLSTKTSPQNQFAIELDGQVQSSPQVTSTISGGQAQITGSFTQSDATSLSNVLSYGSLPLNFQQLEVVTVSPELGGSQLDAGLIAGLIGLILVVLYSVVYYRGLGLVAVASLAVSAVLTWSIMSLLGGAIGFALNLPAVCGAIVAIGITADSFVVYFERIRDELREGATLRPAVRNAWPRARRTILVSDFVSFLAAAVLYFFTVGKVQGFAFTLGLTTLLDVVVVFLFTKPLMTLLARRKFFASGHPWSGLSPERLGVRSPLRDGRSRRPSRPAASKEA, from the coding sequence GTGGCATCACCCAAGTCCCGTCCCCGTGACGGATACCCGGGGCGTGCGCTGAGCCTGATCCTGGTGATCATGGTCGCCCTGGTCGCGATCATGTTCGGGACCGGCAACACGAAGCCGCGCCTCGGCATCGACCTCGCCGGTGGCACCAGCGTGACGCTGCAGGCGAAGTCGACCGACCCCAAGGCGATCAACCCCGCCAACATGGGGATCGCGTCGTCGATCATGCTCGATCGCGTGAACGGGACCGGTGTGACCGAGTCCACGGTCCAGGTGCAGGGGAACGACGAGATCGTCGTCAACATCCCCAAGGGCACCAACTCCACCCAGGTCGCCAACGAGCTGGCGACGACCGCCAAGCTCGGCTTCCGTCCGGTGCTCGCCGAGCAGCAGCAGATCAGCGCGAGCGCGGTCAAGAGCTCCCCGACGCCGAGCGCGACCGGCGGGACCAAGCCCGGTGCCACCCCGAGTCCCTCGGCCACGCAGCCGAAGCTGACCGGCACCGCCAGCGCCGCGCCGAGTGCGAGCAAGACGCAGGGTGACGCGGTCTCCGGTGCACTGAAGGCGAGCCCCACCGCGCACGCCTCCGCCTCCACCACCGCCAAGGCGGGCACGACGCCCAGCGCCGCGCCGACCGCCGCCGCGCCCGGTGCCCCGGTCTCCGGCCAGCTGGGCGGTACCGTCCCCGCGTCGCTGCAGGGCGCGTTCAACGCGCTGAACTGCACCACGGACGCCGGCCGCCTCCAGGCTTCCGCAGCGGCTCGCGTCAAGCAGGACACGGACCAGATCGTCGCCTGCTCCCAGGACGCCCAGGGCGGCGTCTGGACCAAGTACGCGCTGGACGCCGTGGCCGTCGCCGGCCAGGACATCAGCGGCGCCTCGGCGGGCCTCAGCACGCAGACCGGTCAGTGGCAGGTGAACCTCTCCTTCAACTCGAAGGGCAGCGCCCAGTTCACCAAGACGACCACTATGCTGTCGACGAAGACGAGCCCGCAGAACCAGTTCGCCATCGAGCTCGACGGCCAGGTCCAGTCCTCGCCCCAGGTCACCTCGACCATCTCGGGCGGCCAGGCGCAGATCACCGGCAGCTTCACGCAGTCGGACGCCACCTCGCTGTCGAACGTGCTCAGCTACGGCTCGCTGCCGCTGAACTTCCAGCAGCTCGAGGTCGTCACCGTCTCGCCCGAGCTCGGCGGCAGCCAGCTCGACGCGGGTCTGATCGCCGGTCTGATCGGTCTGATCCTGGTCGTGCTCTACTCGGTGGTCTACTACCGCGGCCTCGGCCTGGTGGCCGTCGCCTCGCTGGCGGTCTCCGCGGTGCTCACCTGGTCGATCATGAGCCTCCTCGGTGGGGCGATCGGCTTCGCGCTGAACCTCCCTGCGGTCTGTGGCGCCATCGTCGCCATCGGTATCACCGCGGACTCGTTCGTCGTCTACTTCGAGCGGATCCGTGACGAGCTCCGCGAGGGCGCCACGCTGCGTCCGGCCGTGCGCAACGCCTGGCCGCGCGCCCGACGCACGATCCTGGTCTCGGACTTCGTGTCCTTCCTCGCCGCCGCGGTGCTGTACTTCTTCACCGTCGGCAAGGTGCAGGGCTTCGCGTTCACCCTGGGTCTGACGACCCTGCTGGACGTCGTGGTGGTCTTCCTCTTCACGAAGCCGCTGATGACCCTGCTGGCCCGGCGGAAGTTCTTCGCCTCCGGCCACCCGTGGTCCGGGCTCTCGCCCGAGCGGCTCGGTGTCCGTTCCCCGCTGCGGGACGGCCGCAGCCGTCGTCCCTCCCGTCCTGCCGCCAGCAAGGAGGCCTGA